TAAAGCAAAATTTATCGCCACACAACAAATCGAAATACGAAGAAATAAATCAAACTTAGGAATCGGAGAAGTACGCATCCAGTTCAATGATCACGTTTACAGTTTCCATTTAATTTAGACATTCAAGTTAAAATCCAAACAAATTAAGCAAAATTAACAACTTATATCTCcaaattaatcaaatttatcCATCGTAGTAGTAATTATCCAGTTCGATCGCAACAAACAAACAGCAAAATAGGGGGAAAGCGGACCGTAAACTCTGTCGCCGCCGATCTCAATCAGTCCGTCCGGCGGTTTCCGATAGAACAATTTCCGAAACAACGCCATTGTTAATGGTTACTTAAGAAAACAGAGCTTCGTTACTCCTTTTTGATTAACACAACTTTATGCTTTATCCCATCAATTTATTCAAGTTTCTCTGTGGATGTGAAGAGGAAATTTGGTTcctatttattgatttttttagtatatattaGTTTCTTCCTACACAAGAAAAGGAGAAGCTGAAAGATCATCTACTTGTTAACAACTTTTACCGGGAAAATGGTCAaaagaattttcctttttgtttgacaaattaacaataaataataaccGACAATATCTTTAGAGGTCTTGGCCTATTTAAGTTCAATATCTACAAGAATTTAAAGGATACTTGGTTGATAATTTAGAAATAcatataactaatacatgtataaattatgagaaaatctatatgttattttatataGGATACATGCATAATTTATAACGTGAGATTTAtataatctcaaaaaaaaataagttaccTGCAATAATATGTAAAAATAACTTCATAATgtaaaaaatacttaaaattgCCGATGTAAATAACTTAAACTCGTCGATAAAAGGCTAAAGAAGACCCTATTATAATGGGAAGGGAAAGAAAAGAGGATATGCCCCCATATATGTTTCATAGTTAAAAAACTTAAATACAATGAAGTACTTGTTATTATGAAAAATTATACCAGAATATTACTTCACTTTGATCACTCTATTATGATATTAAGGCAAATATTATTTATGTGGCGAACGGTCATGTTTCACAATTACAAAAATCGTTATTCGAAAACATAGAACATGATGTTTGCAACTTAGTACTGTCCTGAAATCATCAGCTATAGAGTTCTTGATTAACCAATTCTAACAATCTAGATTCATATAATTGGTGGACGAGGGGTCTCCCATAGATGgataacattttcttctttacgGAGAGCAAAAAGACGGTCACCACCAATTGAAAAATCACAAATTGAACCACCATGACTCTGTCGAAACTCTGATGTTACGATCCAATTAGAACCACAATAAACTGAAATTCTATCTTCCATTGATGAAAACAGTTGCCCCTTGTGATATGCCAATTTGGGATAACAAGTTTTTATATTCACACGAAAATGGGAAGGGGCAACACCCTTGGTAGATTTTCTCCAATTTACACTCCGATCAGTACTCCTCAAATCCATGAAACTCAAACACTCATTCCAATCTACTACACAAATCGAACTACTCTCCTCTATCGCGATTGCATCTTCAATATCAGCAAGGTACTGCTTCTTGCGATCCCTATCCAATGTCCAAACCATATTTCTTTGTCTAATGTCAAACAAGCAGATATCATTCTTTGGATGGGAATAAACAGCCATCACACAGTTGGTATCATGTAACCATTGCAGCCTGGTAGCATTTTTACGCGAGCAATCAGGTGGACAACATAGGAAATCCATCAGCTTACCCGTGACTATATCCCAAACGCCAATTCTATGGCCATAACTAGTAGTGCTTTCCCAACTCGAGAACAGCTTGTAATCCGAGCTAAAATCTATTGCACTATTTATGTAATTACTTGGACCTAAACCTTTCATATAATCAGTAACCTGAAATTTGTACTTCAATTCCCCATTGGATGCACTGAATAACCCCATGCCTCCATTAGCTAGATCTTCATCAAAGCTAACAACAATACTTTCGGAGTTAACCCAACAAACATCGTTCACCTTATGGTAATCAAGACTGATTGTAGGGTGTTCTTCAAGCATCCAGTCATACACATGAACCATACTACCCTGAGCCACACAGCACCAGCCATCCAGACTGGCCCGAATGGCTGGTGTGACCTTACCACCCCCTGATGGAAAGACCGTTATGGACTTTACCAGCCGGAGTCTATTTCCATCAAATGTATCACACTCAGCTGACCTAACGTTATCCAAAATGCCATAATACGCGGCCTCTCTGTATAGGATCTTCTTATCGATATTTTGAGGAATATAAAGCTCCCCTGTTCTGAGTAAGTCCAAAAGGACACCAAAATAATCAGGATTTCTATCGATGAAGTGTTCAGTGATCGGCCCATCGGAATGCAGGTTCCAATTCTCATCAAACATGGCTCCAAAGAATGAATTCCTTCCAGCACCCAATAAGGTTGTGGCCGTAGTTTCAAACTTTTTTCCACCAACATTGAGTTTAACTCTGTTTTTGTGGCTTTCCATTCTTCAAAATCTCTTTGTACCCTGAAATTCAAAACCAGTACCCATGTAAGAGataaaaaaagggcagtccgaTGCACAAAGCATCCTGCTTAATGTAGACAACCTAACTTAATGCAAGCATTAGTTGCTGCTTATACTAAGATAAGGGATCCGCTTAGAAAAAAAATTCcgacaacaacatacctagtataATTTCACAAGTGAGGTCTGAGAAAGGTAAAATGTATGCAAAATGTATCCATACCTTGTAAAGATAGGGAGGTTGTTTCCGATTGAATCCTCGGCTCAAGTAAAACATCTCAAAGCAGTTTGAAAAAGAGAATATAGAAATGAAAGCAGTAACAATAGACGAAATATAGCGCTATGGAAAGCAGTACATAGCATACAAaaatgaacaacaacaacaacgaactAGTGTGATAACCGAAAACACAGATGATAACAACAATCGACAAACAAGAAACTACAAGAATAGTGCTAATACTACTGTTAAGAGAGTAGGTATCGATACCGCCACCTATCCTACCCCGCAGGAAAGCGAGAGAACGTTCAACTACTAAATAACATTCTACTCTAATCCGCAACCTCAAAActcttctatctaaggtcatgtacTCGTAAGCTCAAGATGAACCATGTCTTGTCTAACCATGTCCCTCagtattagaaaaaaaaattctagcTCAACAATAAACGGGAGAGTTACACATTTGGTTGCTTGTCCAAAAATATATAATCCCTAGCAAATAATCATATGTTATACATCTCCTGTTCTTTTGGACGGGCAGCTATTAAAGTTAGTTTTCCTAGTTTTCGAATGCTGGAACATTTATAAACTTGAAAACTTAACAAAAATAAGAGAGTTTAGGCATATACAAAATCAgaaaaataacaacatattaCAATGGATATCTAGATTCATAAGCACaacttttttataaaaataaataaaaaataataataaaaatcatttgaagaaaaaagttcaagaaatattttttttaccgGGCTTCGAAAAAATCAAACAACGAGTAGCAATCTTGAGAGGAATTCACTTGTGATTTTTATATACACAGACCTTGTACTTACCTTTGTAGGTACATAGGTTGTTTCTGAGAGACCCCTTTCAAAGAAGAATAACCAAAGAAGGATAGACAAGAAAATAATGGCAGTAGAATAGCAAGATAAGCAAAGTAAATGAAGTAACAGATAGTAGTAAAATTGAAGTGTAGGATACTATGTGAAAACTAGGTAAGTCTACTAAATAAGGAGAAGAGGAGACCAACTCATTGCCGCTTTCTCATAAAATACTCCAACATCAGGCTACCTATTGCGCTTCTCCCCTAATTCTTACTCTTTCTCGTAGAAGTACTCCAACGCTAGACTACCTATTGTCCTTCTACCATAATCCTTGACTCTATTTCGTAAAAGTATTCCAATACCACTCTAGCTACTTTCCTTCTATCCTAATCCTTGACTCTTTCTCATAAAAGTACTCCAACAACATGCGACCTACTACCCTTCTACCTTAATCCTTGACTCTTTCTTGTAAAAGTACTCCAACAACAGGCGACCTACTACCCTTGTACCTTAATCATCGACTCTTTCTTGTAAAAGTACTCCAACACCAGACTACCTACTGCCTTCTACTCTAACCTTTGACTTTTTTGTAAAAGTACTCCAACACTAGACTACCTACTGCCCTTATCCCATAATTATTGACTCTTTCTTATAAAACTACTCCAACACAATGCTATATACTACTACCATTTTACCCTAATCCTCGACCTCCAAATTTTcctattgtatatattt
This sequence is a window from Solanum dulcamara chromosome 10, daSolDulc1.2, whole genome shotgun sequence. Protein-coding genes within it:
- the LOC129904957 gene encoding BTB/POZ domain-containing protein At4g30940-like, with the translated sequence MESHKNRVKLNVGGKKFETTATTLLGAGRNSFFGAMFDENWNLHSDGPITEHFIDRNPDYFGVLLDLLRTGELYIPQNIDKKILYREAAYYGILDNVRSAECDTFDGNRLRLVKSITVFPSGGGKVTPAIRASLDGWCCVAQGSMVHVYDWMLEEHPTISLDYHKVNDVCWVNSESIVVSFDEDLANGGMGLFSASNGELKYKFQVTDYMKGLGPSNYINSAIDFSSDYKLFSSWESTTSYGHRIGVWDIVTGKLMDFLCCPPDCSRKNATRLQWLHDTNCVMAVYSHPKNDICLFDIRQRNMVWTLDRDRKKQYLADIEDAIAIEESSSICVVDWNECLSFMDLRSTDRSVNWRKSTKGVAPSHFRVNIKTCYPKLAYHKGQLFSSMEDRISVYCGSNWIVTSEFRQSHGGSICDFSIGGDRLFALRKEENVIHLWETPRPPII